A stretch of Neisseria subflava DNA encodes these proteins:
- a CDS encoding ABC transporter permease, translated as MFHKPSFLNAVNGVALLILFAVSLSIGVADFKWSALFSLSDSQQVMFISRLPRTFAIVLTGASMAVAGMIMQILMRNRFVEPSMVGASQSAALGLLLMTLLLPAAPLLAKMSVAAVAALIGMLVFMLLIRRLPPTAQLMVPLVGIIFGGVIEAVATFIAYENEMLQMLGVWQQGDFSGVLLGRYELLWATGILALFAYLIADQLTILGLGETVSVNLGLNRTAILWSGLIIVALITSLVVVTVGNIPFIGLVVPNIISRLMGDKLRQSLPAVALLGASLVLLCDIVGRVIVFPFEIPVSTVFGVMGTALFLWLLLRKPAHAV; from the coding sequence ATGTTTCACAAACCTTCATTTTTAAATGCGGTCAACGGTGTGGCGCTGCTGATATTGTTTGCCGTCAGCCTGTCGATCGGCGTGGCCGACTTCAAATGGTCCGCCCTGTTTTCGCTATCCGACAGCCAGCAAGTCATGTTCATCAGCCGCCTGCCACGTACGTTTGCGATTGTGCTGACGGGTGCGTCGATGGCAGTGGCCGGCATGATTATGCAGATTTTGATGCGCAACCGTTTTGTCGAACCGTCGATGGTGGGCGCAAGCCAAAGCGCGGCTTTGGGTTTGCTGCTGATGACCCTGCTGCTGCCGGCCGCGCCACTGCTGGCAAAAATGTCGGTTGCCGCCGTTGCCGCGCTGATCGGGATGTTGGTCTTTATGCTGCTGATCCGCCGCCTGCCGCCGACCGCGCAACTGATGGTGCCTTTGGTCGGGATTATTTTCGGCGGTGTGATTGAGGCGGTGGCCACCTTTATCGCGTATGAAAACGAAATGTTGCAAATGCTGGGCGTGTGGCAACAGGGCGATTTTTCCGGCGTGTTGCTCGGACGGTATGAATTGTTGTGGGCAACAGGGATTTTGGCTTTGTTTGCCTATTTGATTGCCGACCAGCTGACGATTTTGGGTTTGGGCGAAACGGTGAGCGTGAACTTGGGGCTGAACAGGACGGCGATTCTGTGGTCGGGGTTGATTATTGTGGCGCTGATTACGTCTTTAGTGGTCGTGACGGTCGGCAATATTCCGTTTATCGGCCTAGTCGTGCCGAACATCATCAGCCGCCTGATGGGCGACAAGCTGCGCCAAAGCCTGCCTGCGGTGGCCTTGCTGGGCGCGTCTTTGGTGTTGCTGTGCGATATTGTCGGACGCGTGATTGTATTTCCGTTTGAAATTCCGGTCTCTACGGTTTTTGGCGTAATGGGGACGGCTTTGTTTTTATGGCTTTTATTAAGGAAACCTGCTCATGCCGTCTGA